The following are encoded together in the Primulina tabacum isolate GXHZ01 chromosome 18, ASM2559414v2, whole genome shotgun sequence genome:
- the LOC142533517 gene encoding uncharacterized protein LOC142533517 produces the protein MDDVDRLFQCFKCGITPPESAIRERRKEKRKLKQQFSPRQEASPSTDTQTAKICVESRNISKQFSPIVFYGSPHAVPPKRPVHLLRLLYEIRADLDGQNKLREEIWKTFPRQDEAMKFAKQHADARVFSYQDHVNGVRRFLVSKYKEFWQRYKGMSPHFRHHYEVIQEGLPCHLYFDLEFNKRVNAGRNGDEMVDLLLIVIFDALLEKYSFQGNHDMVVELDSSTEEKFSRHLIICMPKTAFKDNSHVGAFVAEICSRIYNYKERDANIQKLFVSKDSSSDSQHQPFVDTAVYSRNRCFRLYLSSKAGKKSVLLPSGRFKCKDMNDEEVFVTSLICNMNSDCEKLLICKMDLDCVKELHFGTENTCNTQKLSGFPKKFDTNVCTSDASMTYLMGKSPFPAMDDFVETIASHGNVSGKIRSWYWLSEYGLLVYSMSRSRYCERIGREHKSNHVIYVIDLKRAVYYQKCHDPDCRGYRSPLRPIPDDLFPDPSFTFDHARDSNDHGRTSSSGGESNRGNCEKEEWWLQVTKVADQVENLQKALDLTRVDETFEDDENWWMVAEDTASQTELAYVRHH, from the exons ATGGATGACGTCGATCGTTTGTTCCAATGCTTCAAATGTGGAATCACTCCTCCCG AGTCTGCTATTAGAGAAAGAAGAAAAGAGAAACGAAAACTAAAGCAACAGTTTTCACCACGACAAGAAGCATCTCCAAGTACTGACACTCAAACGGCAAAAATATGTGTAGAATCGAGAAACATTAGCAAACAATTCTCTCCAATTGTGTTTTACGGCTCCCCGCACGCAGTCCCTCCGAAAAGGCCGGTTCATTTGTTGCGATTGCTGTATGAGATTCGTGCTGATCTCGATGGACAAAATAAGTTGAG GGAGGAGATATGGAAAACATTTCCAAGACAGGATGAAGCAATGAAATTCGCGAAACAGCATGCGGATGCTCGAGTATTTAGTTACCAGGATCACGTGAATGGTGTGAGAAGGTTCCTTGTTTCGAAATATAAGGAGTTTTGGCAAAG GTATAAAGGTATGAGTCCTCATTTTCGACACCATTATGAAGTAATTCAAGAG GGACTACCATGccatttatattttgatttggAGTTCAATAAGAGAGTGAACGCTGGTAGAAATGGAGATGAGATGGTAGATCTCCTGCTAATTGTCATCTTTGATGCGCTACTGGAGAAGTATTCTTTTCAAGGAAACCATGATATGGTGGTAGAACTTGATTCATCTACTGAAG AAAAGTTCTCTCGACATTTAATAATCTGCATGCCGAAGACTGCTTTCAAAGACAACTCACATGTTGGTGCTTTTGTAGCGGAG ATTTGTTCACGAATTTACAATTACAAAGAAAGGGACGCAAATATTCAGAAATTGTTTGTATCCAAGGATTCGAGTTCTGACAGTCAGCACCAACCTTTTGTGGACACTGCCGTCTACTCTAGGAACCGTTGCTTTCGACTGTACTTATCGTCTAAAGCGGGGAAGAAATCAGTTCTTCTTCCTAGTGGACGTTTTAAATGTAAGGATATG AATGATGAAGAAGTTTTCGTGACATCCTTGATTTGCAACATGAACTCTGACTGTGAGAAGCTTTTAATTTGCAAAATGGATTTAGACTGTGTGAAGGAATTGCACTTTGGCACTGAG AATACCTGCAACACACAAAAACTTTCGGGCTTCCCTAAAAAGTTTGACACAAATGTTTGTACAAGTGATGCTTCAATGACTTATTTAATGGGGAAATCTCCATTTCCAGCAATGGATGATTTTGTTGAAACCATTGCTTCTCACGGAAACGTATCAG GAAAAATTCGTAGCTGGTACTGGCTCTCTGAATATGGATTGCTGGTTTATAGCATGTCTAGAAGTCGATACTGCGAACGAATTGGCCGAGAACATAAAAGCAATCATG TTATTTATGTTATTGATCTCAAAAGGGCTGTTTATTATCAAAAGTGCCATGATCCTGATTGCAGAG GTTATCGATCTCCTTTGCGACCAATTCCCGATGATCTTTTTCCAGATCCTTCCTTTACTTTCGATCATGCTAGAGACAGTAATGATCATGGACGTACCAGTTCATCCGGTGGTGAAAGTAACAGAGGTAACTGTGAGAAAGAAGAGTGGTGGCTTCAAGTCACCAAAGTTGCTGACCAGGTCGAAAATCTTCAG